In Mercenaria mercenaria strain notata chromosome 14, MADL_Memer_1, whole genome shotgun sequence, the following are encoded in one genomic region:
- the LOC123527658 gene encoding uncharacterized protein LOC123527658, producing the protein MGSLDGPVQIDTKLHEAVRFSQIEDVRVALQQGYDPNLIGVYMWSPLHEAAYNGDKEILRLLLQKKGDPNKTDFQRGRTATHYAAENGYVDCLKLLVDAGARYDIKDDDGKDCLDVVTPGGRKILERLKMRDLMLNPDDDNDEGISTDTSHDQTSSVSTSRRSSIISQQENGPVLGYIHLSVEYHAAKGSLKIRIWQLSDLLLPPPSTSMIHSIYVKSYLQPDKKRETKRKTEEVKVDSSKGNIHWKKKKEFSIKHVFTPANFKFSQPLEYSGITHDIVREKQLEIEVCITQRYTRRSFLIGILRMSLKSAVKKLKREKLTLIPCMNHTIPSSMKVYCASELDIVNNSPGGDFFFSSPNVRIVLPEDTDDSSDRAASNPDLQPWQHLSPSVEVDMNQKFQIVPNVPKLDLSNLPLDESGYSSELHISMQSELESPDSDSSKSSFIRLHEKSTGIAKVHETKKVKVTHMLENIIEHNSQRDHKLSDKSDVKLEITDLNDDELGEVLAESSEKSGKMSEKAAHKKSDLNKKNTKSDEDASSRPDTPTWDYYDIPTEVVSQDLEEFTSPWKEGAAPVILPMDTTLGIVNAKDQNLIQPIKKDKSFRQSKKKSNAPVPGKAVPVLPSIVVTNAEHDIGYNKPSTNEEMNISIPSEVLREVRDIDINKPKDSEISDDVEKGARPKTKSVLKMIDRKMFINVGKTIGKDKKGKTEAEKSGINQQSAVKNEQNFPKVKSKFRKVKKSKEDELKEGSTNIYKEEFKQNVIVSPSNILTQNRPVQSGIGHSKMDTGRSQTGSSVVVEMDKLSLSATGAHVVELIEEDISITELDEDDQLFTDRSEASMSAFTDIESGLGDYHLPERVSPTKYMIPMQVYEVDDTSCDESVSTDRSYLPTTVL; encoded by the exons ATGGGTAGCCTTGATGGTCCAGTGCAGATTGACACAAAACTCCATGAGGCGGTACGGTTCTCACAGATAGAGGATGTTAGGGTAGCACTCCAGCAGGGATATGATCCAAATCTTATAGGGGTTTACATGTGGAGTCCCCTTCATGAAGCAGCATACAATGGAGATAAAGAAATTCTACGATTATTGTTGCAGAAGAAAG GTGACCCTAACAAGACTGATTTCCAAAGGGGTCGGACAGCAACACATTATGCAGCTGAGAATGGATATGTTGACTGCCTTAAATTGCTGGTAGATGCTGGAGCTAGATATGATATCAAAGATGATGATGGGAAAGATTGCCTCGACGTTGTCACTCCAGGGGGACGAAAAATACTTGAGAGACTTA AGATGAGAGATTTGATGCTAAACCCAGATGATGATAATGACGAAGGTATCTCAACTGACACGTCACATGATCAGACATCATCAGTATCAACAAGTCGTAGATCTTCCATCATTTCACAGCAAGAGAATGGTCCAG TTCTAGGTTACATTCACCTGTCAGTGGAGTACCATGCAGCCAAGGGATCACTGAAAATACGTATATGGCAACTCTCAGATTTATTGCTTCCCCCTC caaGTACATCAATGATTCACTCTATTTATGTGAAGAGTTACCTTCAGCCGGACAAAAAACGAGAAACAAAACGTAAAACAGAAGAGGTGAAAGTTGATTCATCTAAAGGTAACATCCACTGGAAAAAGAAGAAAGAGTTCAGCAttaaacatgtatttacaccAGCCAATTTTAAGTTTAGTCAGCCACTAGAATACTCAGGTATAACACATGATATTGTCAGAGAAAAACAATTGGAAATAGAAGTGTGTATAACTCAGCGTTACACACGTCGAAGTTTTCTTATTGGAATTTTAAGAATGTCATTGAAGTCTGCTGTTAAGAAGttaaaaagagaaaagttaaCTCTGATACCATGTATGAACCATACAATTCCATCCAGCATGAAAGTTTATTGTGCTTCTGAATTGGACATTGTAAATAATTCGCCAGGTGGAGATTTCTTCTTTAGCAGTCCTAATGTAAGAATTGTACTTCCAGAGGACACGGATGATTCCTCTGATAGAGCTGCTAGTAACCCTGATTTACAGCCATGGCAACATCTCTCTCCATCTGTTGAGGTGGATATGAACCAAAAATTCCAAATTGTGCCAAATGTTCCAAAATTGGATTTGAGTAACTTGCCTTTAGATGAAAGTGGATATTCAAGTGAATTACACATATCAATGCAAAGTGAACTGGAAAGCCCAGATTCTGATAGTTCTAAAAGTAGCTTCATAAGATTACATGAGAAAAGCACTGGCATCGCTAAAGTGCATGAGACAAAGAAAGTGAAGGTCACCCACATGCTGGAAAATATCATAGAACACAACTCACAAAGAGACCATAAGCTTAGTGATAAGTCAGATGTTAAACTTGAAATAACTGACCTTAATGATGATGAATTAGGTGAAGTTCTTGCAGAAAGTAGTGAGAAAAGTGGTAAAATGTCAGAAAAAGCAGCacacaaaaaatcggatttaaacaaaaagaacacAAAGTCTGATGAAGATGCTTCTTCTAGACCTGACACCCCTACATGGGATTATTATGACATTCCAACTGAAGTTGTATCTCAGGATTTGGAAGAATTCACTTCACCATGGAAAGAAGGAGCAGCTCCTGTCATATTACCAATGGATACTACTTTAGGAATTGTAAATGCAAAAGATCAAAATTTAATACAGCCAATCAAAAAAGACAAATCATTTAGGcaatcaaagaaaaaatcaaaTGCTCCAGTTCCAGGAAAAGCTGTCCCAGTGTTGCCAAGTATAGTTGTTACTAATGCTGAACATGATATAGGATACAATAAACCTTCCACTAATGAAGAGATGAATATATCAATACCAAGTGAAGTGTTAAGAGAAGTCAGGGATATAGATATTAACAAACCTAAGGACAGTGAAAtaagtgatgatgttgaaaaaggggcaagACCAAAAACAAAATCTGTGTTGAAAATGATTGACAGGAAGATGTTTATAAATGTTGGTAAAACTATTGGGAAAGATAAAAAGGGCAAAACTGAAGCTGAAAAGTCAGGGATTAATCAACAAAGTGCTGTGAAAAATGAGCAAAATTTTCCTAAAGTAAAATCAAAGTTTAGAAAagttaaaaaatcaaaagagGATGAATTAAAGGAAGGaagtacaaatatttataaagagGAGTTTAAACAGAACGTGATAGTGTCCCCTTCTAACATTTTGACTCAAAACAGACCAGTCCAGTCAGGAATTGGACATAGCAAAATGGATACAGGAAGGTCTCAGACTGGTTCCTCTGTTGTTGTAGAAATGGACAAACTTTCTCTGTCTGCAACTGGTGCTCATGTTGTGGAATTAATTGAAGAAGATATTAGTATAACTGAACTTGACGAGGACGATCAACTCTTTACAGACAGATCGGAGGCTTCCATGTCAGCGTTTACAGACATAGAAAGTGGTCTGGGAGATTATCATCTTCCTGAACGGGTATCTCCAACGAAGTATATGATACCCATGCAGGTATATGaagttgatgatacaagttgtgatGAGTCTGTTTCAACTGATAGGTCATATCTTCCCACCACTGTATTATGA
- the LOC123538933 gene encoding uncharacterized protein LOC123538933 yields the protein MLQQFPDRRQRGDLPKQASLIRVMNRARENIRPKEPKTLDFEVNTEFLEDEFLVGDVQVGEERHLMFATSEQLQLLQRSRKWYLDGTFKVVRKPFTQLWSIHAFVREGECTKQVPLLFVLMSRRRKQDYIAILTKILDILPEAPAVEAFCMDFEIGLWQALREVFPGTSLHGCAFHWAQSIIRHVKEHGLAKTYQDRTTVHQLISKLLALPFLPGRDIERAFQRLRDRAMTSSQPVRDLFQYVWDQWLCSSVWTVDEWSVYKQPVRTNNDCEGWHRRLNQKAGRSTLPFYVLVPLLHQEGKLVSITVALVSQQAVIKNRRQVYVSMDSRIGDLWDKYDDHDIVCEDFLAQVGEIYGRM from the exons ATGCTACAACAGTTCCCTGATCGTCGCCAGAGAGGGGACCTACCAAAACAGGCCTCCTTGATACGTGTGATGAACCGGGCACGTGAGAACATCCGCCCGAAGGAGCCCAAGACTCTAGATTTTGAG GTTAACACTGAGTTTCTGGAAGACGAGTTCCTCGTTGGTGATGTTCAAGTTGGTGAAGAGCGTCATCTGATGTTCGCGACCAGTGAGCAGCTCCAGCTCCTACAGCGTTCCCGCAAATGGTACCTCGATGGGACATTCAAGGTCGTCCGTAAACCATTTACCCAGCTCTGGTCTATCCACGCGTTTGTCCGAGAGGGGGAGTGCACCAAGCAGGTCCCACTTCTGTTTGTCCTGATGTCACGCCGGCGCAAACAAGATTACATAGCAATCCTGACCAAGATCCTGGATATCCTTCCAGAGGCTCCTGCTGTTGAGGCGTTCTGtatggattttgaaattg GTTTGTGGCAGGCTCTTCGGGAGGTCTTCCCAGGTACATCTCTACATGGGTGTGCTTTCCACTGGGCTCAGTCCATCATTCGTCATGTGAAGGAGCATGGTCTCGCCAAAACTTACCAGGACAGGACAACCGTTCACCAGCTGATAAGCAAGCTACTTGCTCTTCCTTTTCTACCAGGTCGGGACATCGAGAGAGCGTTCCAACGTCTGAGGGACCGGGCCATGACCAGCTCGCAGCCAGTGCGGGATCTTTTCCAATACGTCTGGGACCAGTGGTTGTGCTCAAGTGTGTGGACGGTCGATGAGTGGAGTGTCTACAAGCAGCCTGTACGCACAAACAACGACTGTGAGGGTTGGCACCGGCGCCTCAACCAGAAAGCTGGACGCAGCACGCTGCCATTCTACGTGCTAGTTCCACTTCTTCATCAGGAAGGAAAGTTGGTTTCAATCACTGTTGCTCTTGTGTCTCAGCAGGCAGTGATAAAGAACCGCCGCCAAGTGTATGTGTCAATGGACAGTCGTATTGGCGATCTTTGGGACAAATACGATGACCATGACATTGTGTGCGAAGACTTTCTTGCACAGGTTGGTGAGATCTATGGCCGTATGTAA
- the LOC128548234 gene encoding uncharacterized protein LOC128548234 produces the protein MASPKVKDSSNGITKRQGKNSAERYFFLLKITCYDISSIRRNLNGDEDEPMSTTVLEDPTEILYTVVEEGTLQKGKKLVSSDGFAYLVKRRTARAVQWRCNQRRKGNICYASVRQEGDVFSPGTMAHNHPADPLMRQKVELRRDVSIHT, from the exons ATGGCATCACCAAAAGTCAAAG ACAGTTCAAATGGCATCACCAAAAGACAAGGTAAGAACTCAGCAGAGAGATATTTTTTCCTCTTAAAGATTACATGCTATGACATTTCTTCAATTCGCAGGAATCTCAATGGTGACGAAGACGAGCCCATGTCCACTACAGTGTTAGAGGACCCAACCGAGATTCTCTATACCGTGGTCGAGGAGGGTACACTCCAGAAGGGGAAGAAGCTTGTCTCTTCAGATGGCTTCGCCTACCTGGTTAAG AGGCGTACAGCTCGTGCCGTTCAGTGGAGGTGTAATCAGCGACGTAAAGGTAACATCTGCTACGCATCTGTAAGACAGGAGGGTGACGTCTTCAGTCCCGGAACAATGGCGCACAACCATCCAGCCGACCCATTGATGCGCCAGAAAGTCGAGTTGAGACGTGATGTAAGCATACATACTTAA
- the LOC123538934 gene encoding uncharacterized protein LOC123538934, translating into MSDSDSDSDLCVSCSVEVTENQDGISCDECERWTHRTCQSEISRVQYRRANRLGQELAFTCHLCKQNSSDATPPGAFNLSLSMGTSADFSAEPVADSTTNESVDEEPFDITRGDAQTSLHIQNRE; encoded by the exons ATGTCGGACAGTGACAGTGACTCTGATTTGTGTGTTAGTTGTAGTGTAGAAGTAACAGAGAATCAGGATGGTATTTCCTGTGATGAGTGTGAAAGATGGACTCATAGGACATGTCAGTCAG AAATCTCCAGAGTTCAGTACCGCAGAGCAAATCGACTTGGTCAGGAGCTAGCGTTTACTTGTCACCTATGTAAGCAGAATAGCAGCGACGCCACTCCACCGGGGGCCTTCAACCTGAGTCTGAGTATGGGTACTTCTGCAGACTTTTCTGCTGAACCAGTCGCCGACAGTACCACCAACGAATCGGTTGATGAAGAACCGTTTGACATCACTCGTGGAGATGCCCAAACATCACTTCACATACAGAACCGTGAGTGA